The genomic region TGAGGATTTCAAGGTTGGGATGCGTTTGCGCGCGCGCGCTGTCGAGGGCTTGGGCGAGATGCGCGTGAGCGTTGTAACAGGGAAGAATGATGCTGACGAGCGGCGCGCTCATTGGCGATCGCTTTCGATGCGCTCGCAACACATCCAAATTTCGCCCCATAACGTATGCGTCACCGTTGGCCGCAAACCCGCGGCGGCCAGTTCAGCATTCAGTTCGTCAAGCCGATGCTCAATAAAATGTTCCGCATCGGAAAAAAATTTGAGACCCAATTCCTTGCGCATCGGCATTTTCCAATCGCGCTCAAAGTGCGGCACGCGAATGAGTACGCGTTTGGGTTGGGCGTTTTCCAAAATAGCCTTTAGGAAATTTACGCGATCCTCAATGTGTTCCAGCACGTTGGACAACACCACCGCTTGCCACGGGCCATCGGGCAGCGAATCGCACACGTCGGTTTTCACGAAGGACAAATTATCCGGATTATCCACTGCACGGGCTTCGGCAAGCCGGCCCTCATCGCGATCCACCCCCACCACTTCGCAGCCCTTCACGCGCGTGGCGATGCTGCGGGCCACCGCACCCACGCCACAGCCGATGTCCAACACGCGCGCGCCTTCGGGAATGTGTTCCACAAAAAAATCGTGATAGCGCGTGAGGCGGTGCTTCGGATGCACGCCCTCGCCAAATGCCACGGCGCGTTCGTTGGTCACCCAATCCAGGCGATCTTGAAGCCGCAGCATTTGCGCCAAACCGCCCCGCGGTTCCCCGCGCGAATCCAAAATGAACAATCCCGTGAGAATCCCTTCACGCCAACGTGCCGGCAACAACCGCCAAGGCCACGACAACGCATTGGCCACTGCCAGCAAACAGTTTTTGCGGGAAGCATTCATTTCAATAATTGCTCAAACACTTCGCGGTGGCGTTGAATCCACGGCTGAATGTCGAACCGTTCCACCGCCCGGGCGCGCGCGGCTTGGCCCATTGTTTTGCGCTGTTCAGCAATTTTCAACATTCCTTCGCCCATCGCTTCCGCCGTGGGCGGGTGCGGCGTGTCCCAATCTTCGGGAGACTCCAATCCCACGCCAGCCTCCGTGCCCACGAGTTCAGGCACCCCGCCGTTTGCGGAAAACAAAACCGGCAATCCGCACGCCATCGCTTCCAGCACAGCGTTCGGGCATGCGTCCTGATGGGTGGTGAGCAGAAATACATCCGCCGAGCGATTCACGTCCGGTGCCTCCACCTGCGAATAGGGGCCAGAGATTTTCACGAATTTTTGCAAATCCAATGCATCGATTTGTTGCCGGATTTCCAAAAGTGTTTTGGAATCAAATTGACCGGCAACCGTAAGGTGCGCATCGAGCCCCGCATCCCGCGCGGCGCGTAATCCTGCCACCGCCACCTCCAGCCGATACCGATGATGATGCCCGAAACGGCCGGTGACCAGAAATCGGACCGGCCCACCAGTGGGAGGAGATTCGGTCGGCGCAAATCGGCTTGTGTCCACCGCGTTGTGCAACACTTCTCCGGCCCCATCGCGTACACCTAAATGTTTGTGCGCAGCGCGCCGACAATATTCACTCTGGAAAAAAACGTGATTGGCCGCGTGAAAGGCGCGCGCCATCCGCCGATTTTCTGCACGCC from Limisphaerales bacterium harbors:
- a CDS encoding methyltransferase domain-containing protein, giving the protein MNASRKNCLLAVANALSWPWRLLPARWREGILTGLFILDSRGEPRGGLAQMLRLQDRLDWVTNERAVAFGEGVHPKHRLTRYHDFFVEHIPEGARVLDIGCGVGAVARSIATRVKGCEVVGVDRDEGRLAEARAVDNPDNLSFVKTDVCDSLPDGPWQAVVLSNVLEHIEDRVNFLKAILENAQPKRVLIRVPHFERDWKMPMRKELGLKFFSDAEHFIEHRLDELNAELAAAGLRPTVTHTLWGEIWMCCERIESDRQ
- a CDS encoding glycosyltransferase family 4 protein, producing MKQSDALLAKRMARRIYGGLCGARVWANGLASGSRKIAVHYGGARADGAGGPRVKVRRLREHFPEAGWRFNLIYSLSSAPHLSGAALARLRRRGTPIVHNQNGTFYPAWFGGDWRAENRRMARAFHAANHVFFQSEYCRRAAHKHLGVRDGAGEVLHNAVDTSRFAPTESPPTGGPVRFLVTGRFGHHHRYRLEVAVAGLRAARDAGLDAHLTVAGQFDSKTLLEIRQQIDALDLQKFVKISGPYSQVEAPDVNRSADVFLLTTHQDACPNAVLEAMACGLPVLFSANGGVPELVGTEAGVGLESPEDWDTPHPPTAEAMGEGMLKIAEQRKTMGQAARARAVERFDIQPWIQRHREVFEQLLK